CATGGAAATCATGACCACACTGCCCAAGTTGTAATAAAATAGAAGAACCGTTCAATTTAATGGAGTTCCTTGTTTATTAATcaaatgggtcaatatataattaagGGACTTTTTAAGTCCATGGGAtttatcttgcatacatttttattaaaagtaaaaaaaaaacttaatgttttttgtgtttattatgatcatgtctttacaaattctagAATTATTacggaaacaatcacttattaataaaaaatgactggagatcactaaaatgtcaactaaataaccatctcaatttaataacaaccaccttctaattagctaaacaataataaaatgagcttattctgaaattgtttttattgtgttctttttattaagttgagataataatgacagatgtttcatttttggcaatatatcaaattttacatggaaaataacaaattgtatctgtgtctgagaaatcactttcacctaagttccccattacaaaaacacctctcaaggaagtgtgttaattccagatcacatgacctgctccacatgatgtcatttcctcctgaagaaaagactggaagactccaaggctttctgacttatttaatataaagtagtgtgtgagtcaagtgtgggcTTAacgcatgtcaacaggtttactacaatatctttataaatagcttttaatcttaattttactcaattgtctatataatatttagaagaatctttctgtaaaaatgccatgtggtgtttggttgtaggcggccatgttgatttttaggcctgaaaacaacaaaaagctcaactatgatacaaaaagtcccgcaattatagaTTGAGCCATCTGATTCCTTTTTCTCACCTCGGTAGAAGCTGCCGACTCTCCGAGGCATCGACTCGGTGAAGATCATCCGGTTCTCCTTGGATGAACCTCCATCCTCGACATGAGGGTCGTGATACATGCCAAcctaagaaacacacacattgtgcagacaaacaaacatacatAGACACAGGACCAAACAAAGCTCCTCAATATCAACTTTGTGATTAATGAGCCCATTTAATCTCACTTCTTCACTAATCATTAGCTATCACATCCTTTACTGGCTCGCATCACAACACATTGAGGACAATCTTAGAGCTTTTCAGCGAGGTTACATTTATACCAGCGACAACGTGCAGTGAAGCTGTTGACCTgagtagaaacagaaaaagctaTGGAAACCAGCAGTCAGAAGGGCTACTGTCAGGAGGTAGGGAGGGGGTCGGACCTCGTTTTTAGAGCGCTGTGTATGAAAAGCAGCAGTGTTGTCCCTCGTAGAGTCTTTGATGGAGGCACAAGGGTGGCTCATGTCTTTAGGGGACTGCTCACTCTGTTGAGAAGACGGACAGGCGCAGGTCAAAGCAGACTGGACAAGCAGCATGAAGCAGTGGCAATGACAATGTGAGACAGTGACAGTAGCTGCACACATATATCACTTAGATCACCTATATCCacgctcacacaaacacacatctacaGTGTGCACGACAAAGGAAAATTCACCCTTCTGTACCttaaatcatttaatatttttgaacaATACCTTCAACACATTTCAGGAAATGTATTTAGCCTATatctgtgtgatttttcacCATCCTGCCTCATCTTCTGCTTGTGTAGCTTAGAACAGGTCCAATAAAACGGTGCTGACTTGTGTTATTGGGTTTCCATGCAGGAGAGGAACTTTGGTGATGAGTGGGCAGCAAAAGGTTTTCAAAAACTTCCTTAAAACTTGCGCTGCTTACTTTTATGGTCTTTACCAAGGCACCGTTTTTGGAGAGgctgaataaaaatgtcatattccttcaaaaaaataagcaacaaaGGCCCACAGTGTTCTCCTGACATGAAGTGCTACTCGCCACATCTTGTTGTTCTTAGGAATCAATTTAAGCTCATGGAAATTACTgactttttcaacatatttGAAAACTTGAACACTCAATCCTTTTTGAAACAGtgtccacagaaaaaaaatctatattcaCACACAAGTGATACCTAAAATTGGAAAATGTGTAGtcattgtccattttcaaacaataataaaaacccAGATCAGTCACATAGGCAAAAGTAAGTGCACTCAGAATCAGAATCTCTTTAGGACGCGATAGTTGTATATCTAGAGTCTTGTGTTCTCTTTGCTATTGGAGTGTGTTTGAAGTGTGTGGTGTGATATTGGCAAGATTTTAAGAGCTCTTTAAAGGTTCGGGAAAAATATTACAGATAACTATGAGCCTTTCAAGGgattaaaaaaatccttaaattaTTTGAATTCtttgaaatacattaaaatcacCTACAAGTGACATGTACTTCAAATGCATGACCAGGACAGGCCGCCCCAAGCAAACTGCAAAAAGAAGGTTTCAACAACCCCAACTTTTCATCACAGGACTTGCAGGTAACTTTGCCAGCTGGTAGCAAAGTAGAAAGGTCCAGAAACTGATTTGCTTTCCTGCTTTCTTTGCTGTCCAAAAAGAGCATTTAAGAAAAAACTACAGTTTGCCAGTGAATATATGGGCAAACATCAGCCCTTTTGAAATAACATACTTTAGACAGACCAATCCAAGATAGAGCTGTTTGGCCACAGTAGCAGTAGACCTGTTCGGTCCAGACTACAGGCAGCTTTTCAGGAGAACAACTTCACACCTACTATAGAGCACGGTGCAGGTAATGTTATGGTTTGTGGTTGCTCTGCTGCTTCAGGCCATCTGTCCCAAACgtggaaactgaactgaaaGTGGACCTTTCAACAGGATAAAGAGCCCAAGCACACAAGCAAATCCACCAAGGAACggttcaaaaagaaaaaaatattagggTTATGAAACGGTTGAGTCAAAGCCCAGATTTGAGTCCCACTGATATGCTTTAGGCGGATTTGAAAAGGGCTGGTCAGGTAAGAAAACTCCAGAATGACTTGCAGTCTTTCAAAGTTCCAAGAAGCCCATGTCAGAGACTGGTGAATGAGTATGCAAAATACCTACGCTAAGTTATTTCTGCTAAAAAGGGCAAAAGTTGCTTCTGAGGCCAAAGGTGAACTTACTTTTTCCACAGAACAATAATTCAGCTATTGACATTTTAGTTGAATATGTGATTGAAAAGACTCCTACTGATGTTGTTCAGGTATCATATTTAGTATCTGCAGGCACTGTATCCAAGAGGATCTTTGAGGCATCAATTTCTGTGGGAAGTTCCCTTTTTTGCACAACTGTATGAATCAAACTACTTGTAGAAGGTAAACTGAGCATTAGCAAAAGGACTGTAAAAACTTTAAAGAAGCTGAATTCTGAACACGGATATtgctgttaccatggaaacggTAACAACTCCTAATGCGTCTGGTGCCAGAGGAGAAACAAACAACACGACCACATGATATAACGGAGCCTAATGGACCCTTCTTTACAATGTTAGCGTCAGTATTATAGGGTGATTGTTTCCGTTCACCACCACCACACTCACTCACTGCCACTAACCCTGGTCATGTCATCGGTGCAGTCCTCTCTCGAAGAGCTCACTGAGTGTCCGGTGAGGGTGGTCCGGTGCTGCAGCTGAGGGGAGAggagctgcaggctactggctCGGGTCGGTATCGCCTGACCAGGAGCAGGCAAACCCGCCATGCCGCCCTCCACCCCGTGCGGTCGGTGGCGCTCCCTTCTCACGTACATGGAGTGCCGCTGGGGCCGTTGCTGGGACGAGAAGGGGGAGGTGTAGCCCAGGCCATAGTGATAAGACTCGTGTGGGGAAGGCAGAGTGTGAGTGGAGGGCATCCCAACTCCTCCTGGGTCTAGGAGCTCCGGAGCACCAGCGTCTTCAGGGCAAAAGAGTGAAGATCAAGCAACAAAGTTTCTTTCTCCTCTAGTATATGAGGGTACTTCAGAAAGTTCTCTGCTTCACCTGGGAACAAGGGGCAAAACTCCCATTTTGGGACATAACTGTATAGTATAAAGCCTCATATCACTGCCCACAAAAACGCAACTGTTGaaagcaatcaaagaaaaatggAGCTTAGAACCGGTGTGCTGCTGCTAAAGGACAACGTGCCTGTTCACTAAACACAggtggcagaagcagccaaatgtggctttgaactgtTGCTCCATGCATTTTACTCACTCGACCTGCACCGTCTGACTTAAATCTAATTCCCAAACTGAAATCCTACTTCGACATTGTCAGAGTGATGATGAGGTTATGTATGCTGCTGAATCTGGAGGTCCAAGATGAGACCTTCTTCTACAGAGGGCTAGTGAAGCCTGAACGTCGGTAAACCAAGTCCGTTGACGTTAAAGGACCATGttgaaaaatactgcaaaaataatcTTTCTCCAGTGCCATTTTCTGGTGAGGCCAAGAACTTTTCAAAGTATCCTCATATTATTTGATGACCGTTAAGTCTGTAGAATGTGAGAAATTAGCCAACAATCCAAACCACCCAAAAGATTCCACCAAAATCTGCACATCCCCACATTTGGAAACTGGAAATTATCAATGAATTCCTACATATTGACTAATCTAATGGCAGCATTACATTTCTCCTACGTTCTAAATGGGGCTACATCTGCCACAGAGTCTGGATAGAGACCCAAGAACCAATGTGACAAAATATGGACTTCTTGTTTCTTACTTTTATCTGTTGAAGGTGTGAATGTTATAGACAATATGTCAACTGTTTGGTATCTACGAGGCTGCAGTTGACTCTTGTGTACACAGTTGGCTCTTCAACTTACCTGGCGCTAAAGATTTATGTCTGGATTTGTGTCTGGATGAGGAGTCCAGGGTGCTGCTCTCCATGCGGGCGGTGCCGCTGCTACGAGAGGCCGGACTGTGTCCAGATCGGTCGCTGTGTCGAGCAGAGGGGCTTCCTGGGGGACCAGGGGGACCTGATGGGGCGTTGAGGTCTAAGCAGCTGGCGGGGAAGAAACGAGCGCCGGGTCCGACCCCACCTGTCGTGTTGGCGTTTGGATCATCAGGGTGGAGTCGACCGTCACTGAGGTTTCCAACAGATTTGGCATCGCTCAGCGCACTGTGGCTCTTGGACAGGCTGAGATAAGAGGCCGAACTTTTAGAGGACGACGACATGGATCCGTGGGCGGAGTCCGCAATGCTGTGGGCGTGTCGGCTGTGTTGTTTCTCTCCTCCAGACTGTAGTGTGTTGGTCTTGCCTTCGAGGAAAGTGTGCCGGccggcctgctgctgctgctgctgctgctgctgagagcgAGAGGAGCTTTGTTTGCCGTGGCCGTACTTCGCACCGTGTCCCTGGTCCGACAACTTTGGGGAAGGTCCCAAGTTGAAGTCAaactctgtcttgtttttggatTCCTTGGGACTGAGAAGGTGCGGCAGATTGTTGTTTGCCAGGTCTTTGTTGGATGAGGCAGAACGATTTAGGGTCTGGGACAAGTACTGGCCCTTAGGATGTAGCGTCGGACTCAAACTGGTCGGGGCTGGTTTGTTACCATTGAGGAAACTCTCATTGCCGAGGTGATGGAGGTCGCCGTGGCGAGGGAGGCTGGAACATTCTTTACTGTTTGAGCGACGGCTTGAGCTCTTCGTGTGACTCCTGGAAGGTTAGAGGGAGGAACATTCGGCATTGCATTTTTAGTTTATATTTTATGGTTTGTGTAGTCTTTGCTAAGTAGCTGAAGtactttgttttctttagtgctataaaaataaagatgCTATTCTTATAACAAAGATTTTCCTATAAGTTGGAGTTTGTAAGCTATAACTTTTCCATCATTGTGGCAGTTATGTAATTATAGATAAGCCTAAAATCAATTTAATTTTGAGAAGAAACTATCCGATATAACAATATTACAATGAAGATTTTATCCATATAATCCAGCCTTTGTTGATCGACACATGGACAGATTTTAACTGGTTGTTGTAAGATGAATACAGGTGAAAGttaagacaaaataaaagtaccTACCTTGTAGGAACCGTGTTCTCTCCGTGGTGGTGTGTTTTCCTCTTTGAGGATCGTGGGGGGTTGGGAGAAGCAGGAGAAAGCCGctctctctctgcctgcctCAGAGGCTGGAAGGCTGGATGGTTCAAACTCTGATCCGTTAGATAACGCTCAGTGGGGTTTAGCAGCAAGAGATTCTGAGGGAAAAGACGCACACATGGAGGGTTGGGTGTATTTTAGTGGTTTGTGTCTCAAACTTGATACATAATACAATTACAAATATAACAAGAGTTGAAAAATTACAGGAATATAGATGGATTGACATGGGAGTGAGTATCTCCTGGTGTTTTACCTTCATCAAATCCAACATCAAGCCACTTAGGATGCCTTGGTATCGTCTCTCCAAAGTCTGAGGATGAGTAACTGAGGGAAACTGGCACACGAACAAACACATAATATCTGGATTGAATTCATATCCAacctgaacttcctttttgtGCACTGAAGATTACTATTACGATTTCCAGCATACAGAACATTATCctaccagtaaaaaaaaaaaaaagtagctctGAGTTCAAATCGCACAGAAATCTATCGCTGGATCACGCTAAACAAACTAccaagcacacacaaacacgcacaagTAAAGTCTTTTTCGGCCTTCTGGGACATTTTCTCTTGCTGCTAAACTGAACACCAACCACCTATCTCATGAGTCATAGCAATCCACTCAGTCATGGTGCTGGGAACACTGCCACAAAAGAGAGAGCGATAGAAGGAGACGGAGCCGAGAGAGCACTAAAGGAGGTAAaagcacagaggaggaggatgaaggagaatgaagaagaagaagacaagtGACTGCAGCTGATGGTTCCTACCCTGATGCCATGAAATCGAGGGTTGTTGTAGAAGAGCTTCATCTGTTCTGCAGGCAGTGGCCCCAAAACCTTCTGAATGGTGAAGAGCTGGAGATGACAGGAAGCAGCATCATAGTGAGTGGTATatgaattttttaaacatgtaaactgatccttgaacattttgtgcaaaatttatcaagcatttaaaaagaaaaatctgtaaaattgtacacattttcagcttcaaaGTTCTTCATTCTTGACCTTGGAAACAATCTCACCTCCAGATCTATTTGTGTGCAGAAAGtcctgaaaaaaattcaaactgGAACATCTATGGTACATTTCCATGACAACTGGGCAAACGCTTTCCACTGAAGAAGACCATGTGATGCGATcaaaagcagcagcacagtgaTAGAACtaaatttgaggttattttttatcctgttttttgGGTACTTGGGCGCAGCACAACAATGATGTATTATCATCCAACTAAACTGTTCTGTTCAACGTATTCTTTCTTCCTACTGTACCAACTATCTGACAGAAACATCTATCTCCAAAGTTAAGTCGTGAACCGTAAAATCGAAACAATGGGATGAAGCTTAAAGAGCTTCATAAAACTTGACGGAAGCTGCAGAATTGGGCTGGTTTACTGTGGTTTTGTTAATGAATGACTCCTTTTAAGCTACGTGTAGTTATGTGATCTTTGTctataaaaaatattgattagagcagctttaatttgCTCACTGAAAATTCAGattaacatttttcatttatcaGCATTCACCGATCACCCTTAATGTTAAAACCCTCTCCCTAATATTGTCTGGGGTCTTATTATGCTGCCAAAACATTTCTGACCCACAGGGGAACAGATACAGGACCTGTAGGGGTATTTGGTGGTGTCTGACACCAGGACGTTGGCTGCAGATTGTCCGTGGATTAGGCTAGTTCCAGTGCACTTAACGGAATTTAACATCTTGACGTCTTTGCCCAGTTCATCATGCTGTTCCTGAGTAGATTTTGCGGTGTGGCTGTGGAAATATGCCACAGTGGTCATGTTTGGTTTGCAACTATGCTCAGGTAGTTTGTACgtatcaaagtaacatccacatgaataccAGGACTCAAGATTTCCAAGAAGAACATTTAGGAACAATGTTACACACATCACCAGTCATTTGCTTTTGGCTTGTTGGTTTATATACTACTATGTATACCTCAAACTTGGTTCTAAATTCATTCCATTAAAGTTACTAATGGGTCATAGATGCTACTTTTATTTTCGGCCACAtagattctgtaaaacattCGACTGAGCCTGGTTCTTGCcacaacatttttctgtaaaggGCTCATTGGGCTGGTTTTCAACTTCACTTTTAGATTTGTGGCTAAAGAAAGACCCTGTGAtgatatcagaatcagaatcactttattcatccctgaagggaaattcagttgtcagggttcttatctgtttaattttgaattgaatagcctgactgcttatggcaagaaagatttcctaaatctttcggtcttgcagcgcaggaataggagccgtccactgatgtttcattgttgattgaggcagatgtgaagtggatgatccatgtttgtcagaatggcctccatcttgctcagtgcccgtctctccacctcatcctccaatgtgttcaatccgattccaaccacagagccagcttttttaatcagtttgttgagacgccttgcatccttctgctttatgctgcctccccagcagactgcagcataaaacaggacacttgctaccacagactgataaaacatctgcagcatcttcctgcagatgtctagtgatcgaagtcttctgaggcaataaagtcggctctggccctttttgtagatgaagttaTGTGGGCGTATGTAAggttaaatattttaatattaacaAGTAGTGGGGCTAAGCTTTTTCAAGGGGAGTAAATAAGCAACATACAATTTTTGAAACAAGTATAAGTATATTAGTTTTTTGAGAACCAAATGTAACATTTATCATAAAGACCTCATCATAAGTTTCCcattagtgtttttgttttgtttatgtttcttttcattGAAAATATCAACCTGCCTGGGGACAGCCGATGAAAAGCAGAAGGTTTTTGGCAAAGTCTAACATATTTCATATCCATGTTATTTAATGTGTGTTGTCCCTGATAAACAAATGAACTAAATTAAGAAAAGTTAGAAAAAGTATCTTTAATTTGGGTATTTATTTGCATCACCGTGGAGATCCAGCGCTCCGTCTCATCAAGAAAAAGTGGTGATGAGGTTATAAATCAGCAGAGCTCATGTCTCAGTGCATTGACCTGGAAGGGATTCGCATTGTTTCCTTTAATTTCCTCTTACAACCACtggaatgtaaaataaatacataatccATTAAGTCTTGTCATAATTAGGAACCAGGGCTGAAACTGATTTATGTTTATCGATTCATTCATTTGCAAATTCTTTAATTAATCGTTAGCAGCATGCGGGTCTACAGACTGTGTTGAACTGATTGTAAAGCCAGCTGGGACTAATTTATGATTCTGGGATATCTATGAATAAGTGTGgacttgttttgtctgtaaaattTCCGAAAATTAGGACACATGCTCACCGTGTCATCTTCCAGTTGCTCATTATGCAGGATCCAATCAAAAGGCATGCATATGCTTCTTGTTTAGGTGTTGAGAACAAAAATCTGTGACCGATTCTACCTCTTAAGCATGTGTGGgactttaaaaatagtttttcaaTACATTACAAAATACCATTTCCTTCAGGTACATACGAATCAAACAgttttttctgaaaaactgcTCCCTtataaagacatgaaatgagCAGAAGTTGCCAAACATTCCATggaaaagttgttgtttttttaggtgATTTACACTTCAAATGGTCTCTCTTTTTCATATTGTCTGTTTAATTTAATACTTGTTTGATCATTACTGGAGTTCACCAACCTGATCGATCTCGCTTTCCCCTGGAAACAAGGGCTGCCCATCACTCAGCTCCCCGAGGATACACCCCACCGACCACATGTCCACCGCCTTCCCATAGGGAGCCCTGAGACAAACAGACCAAATATTATGGACAGGAAGAATGTTAACAATGAACACCTTATTAAGGGTGATAATGACAGCGGTGAGAATGAGAATGAGAAAGATAGCGGTGAAAAGTGCTTAGAGGGGgtgatgataaaataaaaggaTGGATGCTGTGATTCTGATGGAGAGGCTCATAAAGAAGACGGTCATTTGTGAGGGAACGGAGCTGAGGAGTCTGGTGAGAAATCTGGCAGCAGAGAAGCAGAGGAGCGGTGGTGTTGGAGGGAGCGAGTATTTGAGTGGGCGGCATTCAAACGCTGTCTCAATAAATGTTCCAGGGCATTTACTAAATCAGGCTACAGCAGCGAGGCTACATGACGCTCAGCCGTCTCCAAGCTAGAGCGGACATTCAGTGCAGCAAAAAGCACCACAACAACACGagcaacagaaatcagcagcGAAACTGAAATTTGATGTGAGGATACGGTGAGTACGCCTTGGTTCATGTCAGAATGTTGTAGAGGGTGAATCACCGGCCTGCTCTCCCAGTGAGGTGAATTAAAACAACGCCGAGTtgttcacaaagacacacacaaaaatataaataataaactaaTAGAAATATAAGATTAGACAGCTCACCAGGCGGGCCACATTTACCACAAAAGACAGTGTTTAaagcagtgtgtgtatgtgtgctaaTGTTGACTGAggtaaataatgtaaataaataaatagtaaaaaaaaaatactattaaaatgtaatgtctataaataaaatgtatgatATAGATAATATATAAAATTTATATATTATAAATTCTATTATTTTTAGCACTCTATGGGTTCCTTATGTACACATATAAATAcagttattttgtttaaaaaagtaattgaCAGACA
This genomic interval from Acanthochromis polyacanthus isolate Apoly-LR-REF ecotype Palm Island chromosome 2, KAUST_Apoly_ChrSc, whole genome shotgun sequence contains the following:
- the cdkl5 gene encoding cyclin-dependent kinase-like 5 — protein: MNKFEVLGIVGEGAYGVVLKCRHKETNELVAIKKFKDSEENEEVKETTLRELKMLRTLKQDNIVELKEAFRRRGKLYLVFEYVERNMLELLEELPNGAPPDKVRSYIYQLIKAINWCHKNEIVHRDIKPENLLISNEDVLKLCDFGFARNLSEGTDANYTEYVATRWYRSPELLLGAPYGKAVDMWSVGCILGELSDGQPLFPGESEIDQLFTIQKVLGPLPAEQMKLFYNNPRFHGIRFPSVTHPQTLERRYQGILSGLMLDLMKNLLLLNPTERYLTDQSLNHPAFQPLRQAERERLSPASPNPPRSSKRKTHHHGENTVPTRSHTKSSSRRSNSKECSSLPRHGDLHHLGNESFLNGNKPAPTSLSPTLHPKGQYLSQTLNRSASSNKDLANNNLPHLLSPKESKNKTEFDFNLGPSPKLSDQGHGAKYGHGKQSSSRSQQQQQQQQQAGRHTFLEGKTNTLQSGGEKQHSRHAHSIADSAHGSMSSSSKSSASYLSLSKSHSALSDAKSVGNLSDGRLHPDDPNANTTGGVGPGARFFPASCLDLNAPSGPPGPPGSPSARHSDRSGHSPASRSSGTARMESSTLDSSSRHKSRHKSLAPDAGAPELLDPGGVGMPSTHTLPSPHESYHYGLGYTSPFSSQQRPQRHSMYVRRERHRPHGVEGGMAGLPAPGQAIPTRASSLQLLSPQLQHRTTLTGHSVSSSREDCTDDMTRSEQSPKDMSHPCASIKDSTRDNTAAFHTQRSKNEVGMYHDPHVEDGGSSKENRMIFTESMPRRVGSFYRVPSFPRPDNSTSFHDGVGQGRGPVGPVGPVGPGDPVAMPNHSKRQTAFDWTAAEAMVMNPPEPAKEKEKQGFFRSIKKKKKKTQITDMEDGRNPSIKKSLFPLFSSKNSLKHNSAVKVLPVVASPMVPGNGQEHLSLQRSSKSSSHHGSRRKNRERSRDRDRDREQSRDRDRDRERERERERERERERERERERGRERERVNDWPPDKPVDSHSQSQPLKSLRRLLHLSPSSSNQGQPPPPPPPPPDLRFQQPLPNPPQPSSKAGYPEGRGHADSRGHSGVSSSTQAKSRKPSYPLPGQIESSWHVSALQRAEGAQFTAEQLGIKPGQNGPTFTRASRTRMPNLNDLKETAL